AAAGTTCATTGTCTATTAAAGTCTATGGTTTGTGTTACAGAAATAACCCACCccacagctgtgatgtcatttctTTCCGGTGTTACTGATTGGTCcataaaaacaaagcaatgTTATATTTTTCCAGCTACAAAGGGGAAAGAAACACAAATACATAAATCTGTTAAGTGAAATAACAAAAGCTGCTGTGGGAAAACTGGGCGTGTCTTGCTAGCAGAAACCAGACCTGGAAGTTTCAGAGGATAAGCACAAACAACAGCAGAGaagtctttttgtgtttttgaggtTTTTAGGGCCAAGTACAATAAAGTAAGTATTGTCTGCATCTAGAAGTATAAAACTGTGGGTCATCCAGACTTCTAGGTAAAAGTTTTAGTTTCATTTCTTTCATCTTTCATAGATGAATATATCTGCACAATGGAAACATATATACAAAGTGATAAGTATTGGGGTCTAAATGACCTTTAATTTCAGTGGGAACCAAGACATAAAACGAgtcatggtttattaaaaagaTGCAGAATTTGCCCCAGCACAAAGTTTTAAATAACTCAGTTTTGGCCCTAGAAGTTGTACTTCTACCACCATCTTTTCTGTGGTAGAAATGGCCCATGTTGCCCTCTGATAATATTTTCGGTAGTGGTCCTAGAACAGATCCCTGTGGAACTCCGTGACTTTTATGTGGATGGATCAGTGTAAATAAGTCTATGACAGCACAACTGTAAATAGTGTCATTAGTAAAATACTGTGATCAGTATGCAGCACTGAAGTCTAATAGCAGTGTAGTGATATACTGACTGAAACTCTCCAACGATCCATTCTCATGCATTTCGTCACATTTCCTTTGCAGCAGGCTTTCTTACCTGTCTCACAACTCCTATTAGTGGAGAAGAGATCTTTCGATTCATACTGTGCCAATGACAAGATTTATCCTGTATttcaaaaggttttttttttttttggagtacCTTTACCCGTCATTCTTTGGTGAAAATGTACAGAACCAGCACTGCTTTGATGAAAACCTGAATCGATATTCACCTGAAATAATCAATACCATGTTCTATAGAGACCATTGTGTATGCCACACAATGATGTTTGCTTATTGTGTGTCTCAGCGTGATTTTTCTGCTTTGTTGATGGATGCAACATCACAAACCTCATTTTTCTCATATTTCACCCTACCTTCCTTCCTCTCCCCAGGCTCTTTGACTTTGGGTCTCGTCCGGCAGTGCCAGACCATCCATGGCCGAGATCGGACCTGCACCCCCCCACGGCTGCCGGGAGAATGGATCACCGTGCTGCTCTTCATCATCCTGGGCATCATCTCCCTTACAGTCACCTGCGGTCTTGTTGTGATGTCACACTGGCACCGAGAGGCCAGCAGATATGCCCGATGGATCGCCTTCACGGGGAGTACGTATCCACTGCCACAATTTGCACTCAATCAAAAAATGCGCTCAAATAATCTTTTTCAGTTTCACCTGCGAGCGTGGCTCTGGGATGTGTTTACAGGCCTGTGGTTACTCACAGCGGGGAttgtaaaatgactttttcccTTTCTGCAAATGACTGGCTTATGTGCTCCAGCTAAACTTGAACTTGCTGAGATTTGCAGTGCAGCTGTGTGCTAATGGATGTAGAGTACCAAACCAAAATTATATAATAAATTCAGAAAAAAGCTGTGAAATAAACTTCAGCTACCTCTGCATCAGAATTATtttcactgtgggaaagctCAGGTAAtcatgaaaacataaaaatatatataaggaGCTCTGTTTAATAGCTGCTAGTTTTTATTTTCGTAGAAAAGAGACATAATTAGTGTGCAGAGAGTGtcatattattttaaatgtttaaaagaaaaacattcaggTTAATAACAGCTGGTCAGTGGTTTGGTAAGTGGACTGGTGCTTATATAGTCCTTTTCTACTCTATTACAGCACTCAGagcattcacacacacgttCATACAAGTGCATTTTTTACGTCTAATGCTTttaatctaacattcacacactcacactctgatATCAGGGGCAATCTGATCAGCAGTTTGGCCAAGGATGCTTTAAAATGCATTCTGGTggagccaggaatcgaaccactgaccttctgattagtaggcGATGCACTCTACCTCCTAAGTGACACTTGAGACCCCAAGATTAACTCCATCACTGACTCCACCATCTCAACAGCCAGAACGGCCCACTGTGTAGGCTGCAACTGTCTTCAAAGCGGCTTTGGTGAATCAAAACTGCCGTTTGTATGCTATCAATTCGGGTCAAGTTGGATTTTACATGCAATCAGTTTAATAATCAACTGTGGAAATTGTTGCATACTTATAAATTCACCTTAACTACTTACATTCCAGCCAGCACCCACAGATTTGAAACTCCAGGGTTTTCTCCACAATTAGTGACGTAACTGTTGCACGATGGGGATTTAACCATCCTGCAACACAGGCTTTCAGCAATGTTGCTTTTCGGCAATTTTTTGCAAACATTGGGGTTGTTGGACACTCAAACGTTGTGGAATCAGCGGTCGATGCAACTTGGTCACTTGCAAAAATATTTTCGGGGCTGCTATCCTGTTTTTACTCTGGTATGACTGAGCGATTAGTTCTGCAGCAGAATCATTGGTGCTGATGCTTCTCTATCCTTGTATTTTCTCATTGCAGTGATCCTGTTCTGTATGGCTGCGTTCATTTTCCCAATTGGATTCTACATCAACGAGGTTGGAGGACAGCCATATAAGCTGCCCAACAACACAGTGGTGGGCTCCTCCTACGTACTCTTCATTCTGTCAATATTCTTCACCATAGTGGGACTGCTGTTTGCCGGGAAGGTGTGCCTGCCCGGCTGACAAACTCACGTTCTCTTTTTAAACGCATAAAAAACCGCTACCACTGGAAGCCAACGTCGTTAGAACGAACTCTCCTGCGGCAGAGCTGGAAGCGTCGCTGAAAGCTGAGAAGTACTTGTCTTTCCCTCGCCGATGAATTGTCGCAACCGGAGCCAAAACCGCTGCAGTCcatctgtgcatgtgtttgttcaGAGGCCGAGCAGGTGCAAGGAGCTCTGAAACGGCCCTCCTTGTTTTCCTTCGTGAACAAGAAGCAGGGAAGTGAACAGAAAACAGATTATAAAATGGCAAAAGTGACATGTGAGCTTTCGAGGAATTTAAGGGGGCATTGTGAACGTCTGAGCTGTCATCCTAAAAATTCACGACAGGCGACGGAGAGCTGTTGTTCTTCTCATCTGAACCATCAGGGACGATTTGCACATGTCAGGCCTGATAGCAGTCTGAGGCCCTGATATTGGCCAGTCAACCTCTGTATAATGTCTGTTCTTCCCCCAAACACTGCtacaaaataatataagctgcattacttttatttatatgaTAGATTTGGAAGTGTATGTTTTAAAAGGCCAGCTTCTCTGCCAGTGCTATGTCAAGTGGATCATATTGCCTTGAGGATGGTTTACTGCAATGGAATAAATATAAAGTTCATGATACAAGAAGTCATAAAAATGCTATTTCTGAGTGGAATGTAAAATGGGCTATTAGCAACAGCTGCCCAAAGTTTGTAATGCTTGAGTCTGTGAAATGTGTCCGCACTGAAGGAAGAGGAGCTGTTGAAAGATGTCAGAGTTTTAAGCTTTTAACATTGTGAATAATCAGTGAGGAAAAGGTCAAGCCTGTTGTGGTTCTCTGTTAGTTTTACTAATCTTATTGATGTAGTAaactgatttttcatttttttttttttaaagaatatttTATGGATTAAACAGTGCAAAGAATGATAGAATCATCGACTTGTTTTATTCATCTATAATGCtgatgcctgtgtgtgtgtctgtgccttttttttttttcaaatcactGATGTTTGTAATTGTGCATGGAAGGTGTCATCGCATTAAAATTATGACAAGGGAATACCCattccttttatttttcatgcTTTTTCTCAAAATAATGCTGTGTGCATCTATGATGTTTgaaccacacacacagtgtcTGCAGTAAGAGCAATCAAGGTCACACTTGAAGTTGTAGTGTGTGTTTATTGTCCTCAATGTCAACCATTACCATACTAAATATCTACACTCaacactttgttaggtacactcTCATTAAACAGCTGATTAATCTAGCCAATCATGTGGGAGCAATTCTGTGCACATATAGGTGTCGTTCAGGCAGACTGCTTCAAGATGGTGAACACTAACTCACAAATAACCAGTCATTACAGTCAAGATATGAAGAACAGCTCAATTCAGTTCTGTTCTATTCATATGCTGCTAATTCACTGTAATAGTCCCCTCAATGTATAtttattgtaagataaagaccctaaaatattagagagaaaccCCAGTTAGCATTTAGCCTGAAGGCAGCACATCACATATGAAGCACAACCAGAGGAGCGTTTATCTTTTTCCTTGGGACTCCCTTTGAGCAACtcagtgacagtgggaaggtaAAACTCCTtggcaggaagaaacctccgggggaaccaagctcagggaggggcagcgaTCTGCCGTGACCggttggggggggggtgacAGAAGACAGCCAGAGTTCAATAATTGCTCATGAttaaatacaaagtggtgtaaaaagacacaaagtaaaaagaggtgagtgaagaaaTAATGCTAAGTGCATTACGCTGAGCACCCCTCAGCAGCCAAGGCCTATTGCTGCATAACTAACAGAGGATTCAGGTTCACCTGATTTAGGCCTAACGAATCAacatcatcaaaaaaaaaagttttaggtctaatcttaaaaatagaaagtgtttttatcccaaatccaaactggttTCATGGAAGAGGGTCCCTTTCTACTTCTAAATATCCTTGGGACTACAActaagcctgcagtgtgagagcaaagtgctctgttCAGATAATAAGGTACTATGAGGTATTTAACATTTAATCAATAAAGATTTTGTATGTTTGgagaaagatttttaaaaatctgaatttaACAGGGAACCAGAAACAGAGAGGCTTACCATGGTAACGTGGAAACCTTTCGAGTTCCAGTTAGTCTTCTTGCAGGAGTGTTCTGGATGAAATGAAGACTTTTCAGGGAGCTTTTAGAGTAACTAGATAATAATGATTTACAATAGTCAAGCCTTAAAGTAACAAATGCATCATCtattttttcagcatcactttgAGACAATAACTTTGTCGAACCTCAAAGCAAATGAGCAGAAAATTGAGGCTACatttcacacaggctcacaaaAATTGCACAGTAGAGGACTGGAAAAAGTAACCTGGTCTGTTTAGTCTCAGTTTCTGCTGCGACACTCAGATTGCAAGGtaagaatttggtgtaaacagcaTAAAAAGCATGGATTCATCTCGACCTGAATAGACACTTAAGTCTAGAATCCTTcagtatacagaggagtttgtGATTGTGTTGATACTGCGAGGTGTGCAGCTTTTGTGGGTAAAAACAAGCCCAAACGATCACATCTCTAATGCTCACCAGGCTTAATCGTTAGTATGAGGTGTTTGGCTGATATAGTGTGTTTGGTTTCCACCAAACATCTCCATCCTTGTCTTCTTTGTCCAAAGGACATGcttccagaagtcttgtagtTTGTTCACATGCAACTCTACAAACCTAAATTGCGATGCTATGTTCTTCTGccaatcctttaaaaaaaacaaacaaacatcagtaCTTGTTCAGTATTTTTATAATTGTGCTGTTATAAACGTGAACATTTGACATGCTAAccgaggcctgtagagtctgagatatcgctcaggtttttttttttctataagcATTGAATGGTCTGATGCCCTTTTGCTGGGACATTCATTCTTGTGAAGATTGTGGAATCGTTTTAACAAATACTcaaatgctccagaccagcaaactgccaaaacatctgcttttatagagatgCTGACACTGATGATAAATTAATCAAGTGGATTTGAGCACCAGCGCCTGGCTGCTACCGTATTAATTTGAATTTAAGAGGTAATGTTGTACCTGTTCATTGTCCATAtgactgtttctttctttctgtactTTCTTTTCCACATGACTGTAGTTTTTGAGCCTCTTTGAACCACTTCACAATTGTTCTATTGGCTggcaataaaattaaaaataaaaggaaagagatttaattattttttgctCATAATTTCATTAATGTGATGTGTTCTAATGACAATGGAAAATTAAAGTACAAAATTATGATAATTAATAGTCCACTGCAGAGTAGTCATTTACACTTATTAGAAGGACTGACATACTTGTGTTACCTTTCTCTGGCCCCTTTTTGATTTTTTGGGTTAAAAACTACTAGAAAATAGTTATTATAACAGCAAAACTTGGTTTAAGTGTATCTATTTATTTTCCATGTAGTTAATTTCATACTGACACGAGATTAATTATGCAATAAACTTTGCATTGGATTTAAAATTTGTTACAGAGATACCAAAAGAACATGAGAAATGGGACAGCAAGTTGGCTCAGTGTTGTAGTCGCACTGAACACTAATACAAAAACGTGTAACTTATGTAGAACAGTGTTAAACAACACGAGACTTACTGAAAAAAACGGTTTCACTTTTCATCAAATTAATCTGCATGACAAAAGtctctctcatatatatatatatatatatatatatatatatatatatatatatatatatatatatatatatatatattaacatATATATTAACAAACAAAGCGACTCATATGAGATAAGTTAAAGAAACATTATATTATAGTGAATTGAAAGCTTGTCAGTTTAGTTTGGGACAACAGTATGATCAACAGATACACTCCGTGTATGAGGTGCAAATTCAACCCCCACCACAAGAGGGCGTCATTGGTCAAATGTAATTGACAGTATAAATCCGCCTCCTTACTTGGACCTCATCGTCAGAAAGTCAGAACTGCCCAAACTGAAGGAAAATAGATCCATAAAACAGTTCGCTCCACATCAATTTTTATGATAGCCTTTGGAGTCTGTGTGAAGGTAGAATCACACCGCATCGTCATCCTTTCCTTTCTCTAGTATTCACACACAGTTCAGTTCTCATCTAGAACACCATAGGCCCACTGCACTGATTATGTTAGGCCATGATGGGACTGGTGTGCTGGAGCTTGGCCATTTGTGCAGCTGTAAGCAACAGTACTCCAGTGAGGAGCTCCAGGCCGTAGGAGAGCCAGGCTAGACCGAAGGACCAGCCGAAAGACGTGTGAATGTAGGCCAGGCCCTCCTGACCCACCAGCCTCTCAGTCTCAGCCAGTGCCTGGTTCGAGTAAATGATGTAGAGACTGGCGCCGCACATAGTCAGCAGACCTGGAgattcacacatatacacacaggaAGAGGCAAGTAAGTTCAGGGTCTTCAGATTCAAAGCAGTCAAAACTGGTATATTTAAAGTatatagttagagctggatcagggaactctgaatcctccctttgttttggctgctgggggcttcccatgcTGCAGTAAGTGtttcttcactcacctcttttcacaatatgtggctttacaccactctgcatttattcattatagttattattaatttctGACTCTCTTTCACAGAATGTATTTTGTCccatcttcctcccctcacccccaactggtCGTGGCAGTtggctgctcctccctgagcctggttctgctgaaagtttcttcctgtttaaagggagttttttcttcgcACTATTGccatgtgcttgctcatagagggtctGATTGTtgacattttctctgtattattttagggtctttacATTACAGTATAAAATACTTTGAGGTAACTGTAGTTGTGatttgtatatttataaataaaactgcattgaattgaaaattgaatcAGCTGAAAATAGTTTTTTAGTCCTAACACTACTTCTTTTGTCCCCCACTTAAACTGGAAACACTACACACCGTTCTCAGACATGCTGAATTtttggctaatagctctttCAGAATCACCTCGtcggtgcaaaaatactattttatgtctgtcagaGAGTGTTATCGTTGGCATTTTTTTGTAGATTGACTAAAGTAATGGGAACAAATTACATTCAACTGGTTTTGAAAAAGATTGCTCAAAACCATTTTTTGCTTCTTAGAAGCAAAAAAATAACTTAGATGAATGAGGGGTGGTTACTTTTTGTCCAGATTTAGTGTCACATTCACTTAACATTTTCTCCAACAAAATGTTTTCATCAGTGTGGCCAATTATGACATGAAAAATGATTGC
Above is a genomic segment from Maylandia zebra isolate NMK-2024a linkage group LG8, Mzebra_GT3a, whole genome shotgun sequence containing:
- the LOC101485208 gene encoding uncharacterized protein C16orf52 homolog B, whose amino-acid sequence is MDKLTVISGCLFLAADIFAIASVANPDWINIGESGGSLTLGLVRQCQTIHGRDRTCTPPRLPGEWITVLLFIILGIISLTVTCGLVVMSHWHREASRYARWIAFTGMILFCMAAFIFPIGFYINEVGGQPYKLPNNTVVGSSYVLFILSIFFTIVGLLFAGKVCLPG